The genomic window TATCATGGTTGATGCCGATGAAGATGGCTACTTATTACAGATTTTTACAAAGCCAGTTCAAGACAGACCGACGCTTTTCTTCGAAATTATTCAAAGAATGGGTGCAAAAGGGTTTGGTGCAGGTAACTTTAAAGCCCTTTTTGAGTCTATCGAAAGAGAGCAAGAATTGAGAGGAACGCTGTAAATTGTTAATTTTCATATAGAAAACCGCATAATTCTCCAAAAAACGATGATTTTTTTGCAAATGTTATGTTAAACTTGACTTTCGCTATTTGATTTTTGAACTTTCTATCTATCTTTGCACTCGCAAATCAGGAAGGGGTGGTTTCCTTCCGAATTGATATAAATTTCATAATTTATAGTTTTTTGGTTAGTTAATAGCATAAAAACTCAGTCATCTTTGACTGAGTTTTTTTGTTTTGGTACATTTGGAATAGAATTTGCATTTATCTACCTTTATAATTAAATGTAAAGATTGTACTATGAAAAAGCTCATCCTCATTATATTAGCACTAACTCTATTTGCTTTCAGCCCTCAAAAAGAAGATGCTTTCGACACAGGAGAATATTTCAAATTTAGAATACATTACGGTTTTGTAAACGCAGGTTATGCTACTCTTGAAGTTAAAGATGCTGTCATAAATAACAAAAAGGTATATCACTCTGTTGGAAAAGGTTACACAACTGGAATGTCCAAATTTTTCTTTAAAGTAGAAGATTTATATGAAAGTTATTTTGACAAAGAAACAGGAAAACCATACCGATATGTTAGAAAAATTGATGAAGGCGGTTACACCAAAAATCAAGAAGGTTTTTTTAATCAAGCGGAAAATAAAGTTTTAGTAAAAGACTACAAACGCAAATCAGAAAAAACCATCATGGTTTCAGAAGAAGTGCAGGATATTGTTTCTTCATTTTATTTTCTGAGAAACCATCCAAATATCAACAAACTTAAATCGGGTGAAGCCATCACAATCGACATGTTTTTTGATGACGAAATCACAAAATTTAAGTTAAAATATGTAGGTCGTCAAGATATTACGACTAAATTTGGAACGGTTTCTACGATGGTCTTCAAACCATTGGTGCAGACAGGCAGAGTATTTAAAGAAAAAGAAAGCTTAACGCTCTGGATAACAGACGATGTAAACAAAGTTCCAATTAGAATTAAAGCAGATTTGGCGGTAGGATCCCTTAAAGCCGATCTCGATGAATATAAAGGATTAAAAAGTCCACTAAAAGCAAAAAAATAATGAACCCTACAGATCATTCTGAAGCAATTTTAAAAGAAATTGGCCTAAAATTTCAAGCCATAAATCAAAAAACTGATGTTCAGTTAGAAGGATTGCTTTGGGCTAAACCAATTACTTATTGGGATTACATTCAAACAGACGCCTTATTAAATTTACAAATTCAGCGCACTACACTTCCTGACGAAATGGTTTTTATCATGTATCATCAGGTAAACGAATTAATCTTTAAAATGATCTTGTGGGAAATTGACCAGATTGCCGAAACAGAAAACATTCAGGTTGATTTTTTCAGCGAAAGATTATCAAGAATCACCAGATATTTTGACATGCTTACCAATTCGTTCAGTATTATGGAAAACGGAATGGAAGTAGATCAATACATGAAATTTAGAAATACTCTTACTCCGGCAAGCGGATTCCAAAGCGCTCAATATAGAATGATAGAATTTGCTTCGACTGATGTTATCAATTTGACAGACCGCAGATACAAAGCAAATTTTGACGAAAATACCGATCTGGAAACCAGTTTTGAACACCTTTATTGGCAAGCTGCCGGAAAAGATTATCACACTGGCGAAAAATCATATTTATTAAATGAGTTTGAAAAGAAATACAAAGAGCAGTTTTTAAGACAAATGGCTTCGTTTAAAACGAAAAATATTTGGCAAAAATTCACTCAATTACCAGTTGAAGATCAGCAAAATACAGAACTGATCGCTGCTATGCGCCATTACGACAAAACAGTAAATATTACTTGGGTAATGCAACACCTTAATACTGCCAGAAAATACATTTTGGAAAGTGGAAAAGGTAATGGAGAAGCTACAGGCGGAAGCGACTGGCAAAAATATATGCACCCAAAATACCAAAGACGCATCTTTTTTCCTAAATTGTGGACCGAAGAAGAATTGTCCAATTGGGGAAATGAAACCGAAGTTTAATTTCACCACAAAAATTTTATAAAGTTTGAAAAAAGCAGTCGTAATTTTAATTGTCTTGTTTTCTATTTTTTCATGTAAAAAAGAAGAAGAAAAAATAGAAGCAAAAATTACTAAACCAGCAACCAAAAAAATAGAATTCGGTTTTAATTACGCAGACTTTAATGTTGTTAATGATACTATTTCAAAAGGAGATTCTTTTGGCTCAATCATTCAAAGCCAAAATATTGGAGACAAAAAAGTGCATGATATTGTTGAGCAGGTAAAAGATTCTTTCAATGTTAGAAGCATTCGTTACGGTAAACCTTTTACTTTACTTCGCGCCAAAAATAAAACCAACAATTTGGAGGTTTTTATTTATCAGCCAGATGCCTTAAGCTATTATGTTATTGATCTAAGAGACAGCATTGCAAAAGCATATAAAAAAATAAAACCTGTTACTTTAAAAAGAAAAATGATTGGTGGCGTTTTAAAAAGTTCACTTTCTGAAACTTTAGGAAACGAAAGTGTCGAAGCCGCCTTGGCCAGCAGAATTACAAAAGTATTTTCTTGGTCTATTGACTTCTTCAAACTTAAAAAAGGAGATCGTTACGGATTAATTTTCAAAGAACGATTCATCAACGGAAAAACTTACGATGGAGTTGAAGAACTCGAAGCGGCATTTTTTGAATATAAAGGTAAAATCGTTTATGCTTTTCCTTTTGAAAGAGACACTACTTCTGGAAAGATTGAATATTATGACGATCAAGGAAAAACGCTTAAAAACTTCTTCCTAAAAACGCCAATCAAATTCAGTCGAATCACTTCTAGATTTACCATGAATAGATTTCATCCAGTACAGCATACTTGGAAAGCACATAAAGGAACCGATTATGCGGCTCCAACAGGAACACCAATTTCTACTACTGCTTCTGGAGTTGTCGAAACGACAGGATATACTGCTGGAAACGGAAACTTTGTAAAAGTAAAACACAACGGAACCTACTCTACTCAATATTTACACATGTCTAAAATCTTGGTTCGCCGCGGACAACGCGTTACTCAAGGTCAGACAATTGGTTTAGTTGGAAGTACAGGTTTAGCTTCTGGCCCGCATGTTTGCTATCGTTTCTGGAAAAACGGCGTACAAGTTGATGCGCTT from Flavobacterium sp. KACC 22763 includes these protein-coding regions:
- a CDS encoding DUF3108 domain-containing protein — protein: MKKLILIILALTLFAFSPQKEDAFDTGEYFKFRIHYGFVNAGYATLEVKDAVINNKKVYHSVGKGYTTGMSKFFFKVEDLYESYFDKETGKPYRYVRKIDEGGYTKNQEGFFNQAENKVLVKDYKRKSEKTIMVSEEVQDIVSSFYFLRNHPNINKLKSGEAITIDMFFDDEITKFKLKYVGRQDITTKFGTVSTMVFKPLVQTGRVFKEKESLTLWITDDVNKVPIRIKADLAVGSLKADLDEYKGLKSPLKAKK
- a CDS encoding tryptophan 2,3-dioxygenase family protein, whose product is MNPTDHSEAILKEIGLKFQAINQKTDVQLEGLLWAKPITYWDYIQTDALLNLQIQRTTLPDEMVFIMYHQVNELIFKMILWEIDQIAETENIQVDFFSERLSRITRYFDMLTNSFSIMENGMEVDQYMKFRNTLTPASGFQSAQYRMIEFASTDVINLTDRRYKANFDENTDLETSFEHLYWQAAGKDYHTGEKSYLLNEFEKKYKEQFLRQMASFKTKNIWQKFTQLPVEDQQNTELIAAMRHYDKTVNITWVMQHLNTARKYILESGKGNGEATGGSDWQKYMHPKYQRRIFFPKLWTEEELSNWGNETEV
- a CDS encoding peptidoglycan DD-metalloendopeptidase family protein, which codes for MKKAVVILIVLFSIFSCKKEEEKIEAKITKPATKKIEFGFNYADFNVVNDTISKGDSFGSIIQSQNIGDKKVHDIVEQVKDSFNVRSIRYGKPFTLLRAKNKTNNLEVFIYQPDALSYYVIDLRDSIAKAYKKIKPVTLKRKMIGGVLKSSLSETLGNESVEAALASRITKVFSWSIDFFKLKKGDRYGLIFKERFINGKTYDGVEELEAAFFEYKGKIVYAFPFERDTTSGKIEYYDDQGKTLKNFFLKTPIKFSRITSRFTMNRFHPVQHTWKAHKGTDYAAPTGTPISTTASGVVETTGYTAGNGNFVKVKHNGTYSTQYLHMSKILVRRGQRVTQGQTIGLVGSTGLASGPHVCYRFWKNGVQVDALRLNLPTGESLAGSDRTRFMTQIEPLKRELDSIGNL